A portion of the Eubacterium maltosivorans genome contains these proteins:
- a CDS encoding GntR family transcriptional regulator: MNSIERNNPKPLYVQLEELIRNNIDTGIWKPQTAIPSESELSKEYDLSRMTIRTACQNLVQEGVLYRVPGKGTFVSEPKIMTESLAYMGFREQLERMGYETTTKLLDSAIIQASGSVSRKLRIPEAAPVMLIERMRYLKGRPISLHYSYIPVQLCEGIEKHDLVDEQLCIILEKEYQLLPTRIQETLESVKASKKESQLFRVEESYPLLILEDILFAQDDTPYEYSKVVFRGDKIKLKYEFHNL, encoded by the coding sequence ATGAATAGTATTGAAAGAAATAATCCAAAGCCACTTTATGTTCAGTTAGAAGAGCTGATACGAAATAATATCGACACCGGCATTTGGAAACCACAAACTGCAATCCCCTCTGAAAGCGAGCTGAGCAAAGAGTATGATCTAAGCCGTATGACCATTCGAACGGCTTGTCAGAATCTGGTTCAGGAGGGTGTACTCTACCGCGTTCCAGGTAAGGGTACCTTTGTATCTGAGCCAAAGATTATGACAGAATCTTTAGCGTATATGGGCTTTCGGGAGCAGCTTGAGCGTATGGGGTACGAAACGACGACAAAACTGTTGGACTCTGCCATTATCCAGGCTTCAGGCAGCGTATCGAGAAAGCTGCGCATTCCCGAGGCTGCGCCGGTTATGCTGATTGAGCGTATGCGATATCTTAAGGGCAGGCCGATCAGTCTGCATTACTCTTATATCCCAGTACAGTTGTGCGAGGGAATCGAAAAGCATGATCTTGTTGATGAGCAGCTGTGTATTATTCTTGAGAAAGAATATCAGCTGTTGCCCACACGCATACAGGAAACGTTAGAATCCGTCAAGGCATCTAAAAAAGAATCCCAGCTTTTCCGCGTGGAAGAAAGCTATCCGCTTCTGATTCTTGAGGATATTCTTTTTGCACAGGACGATACGCCCTACGAGTATTCTAAAGTTGTCTTTCGTGGAGATAAAATCAAATTGAAGTATGAGTTTCATAATTTATAA
- a CDS encoding sn-glycerol-1-phosphate dehydrogenase, with the protein MDTQNSGFNIYERHDFDCECGRHHKMPIGEVVIDSGAARKLPYYVKALELGKKGILVTDEVIFGSIGREIYAYWQEQGLEIECYVLKGHIRPDEHTVGNVVCNTPFDADYIVSLGGGTVTDVVRYVATRLKLECVSIPSAMTMDGFFTNMSIIIVDGLQVTYYLNYPSLLLADSDIIAKAPSVMNAAGVGEVISKISAGMDWYAGKLIKDIYYCDRVEAMMGECIAEGAADETIEGIVPGEKKAIENLTDALYKSAVAMAWYDSSPCGSGAEHQLNHFWIKCQDEKGVPQSMHGQEVGVGAVINTMIWEEIMAIDFERFDVEKAVEKTWDRGEWEKEIRAVYGEGAESILELQAENHSFDKAVRRNEIEKIIEHREALAKRFEAMPSSGALIEKLKKAGAPWHPKQLQIDKDELVKSLYFAKETRSGRYNALWLAEALGIMEDVSSKIIKKLEF; encoded by the coding sequence ATGGATACGCAAAACAGCGGTTTTAATATTTATGAAAGGCATGATTTTGACTGTGAATGTGGGAGACATCATAAGATGCCGATTGGAGAGGTCGTTATTGATTCGGGTGCGGCAAGAAAGCTGCCTTATTATGTCAAAGCACTTGAGCTTGGTAAAAAGGGGATACTCGTAACAGACGAGGTGATTTTTGGTTCCATTGGCAGGGAAATCTACGCATATTGGCAGGAGCAGGGGCTTGAGATTGAATGCTATGTGCTCAAAGGCCATATCCGCCCGGATGAGCACACGGTTGGGAATGTTGTCTGCAATACGCCCTTCGACGCTGATTATATCGTATCATTAGGGGGCGGAACAGTGACGGATGTGGTCCGTTATGTGGCAACACGCCTGAAACTGGAATGTGTTTCTATTCCGTCGGCCATGACGATGGATGGTTTTTTTACAAACATGTCCATTATCATTGTCGATGGGCTCCAGGTTACATATTACCTTAATTATCCCAGTTTGCTTCTGGCCGATTCCGATATTATTGCTAAAGCGCCGAGTGTCATGAACGCTGCCGGTGTGGGCGAGGTGATCTCTAAAATAAGCGCAGGTATGGACTGGTATGCAGGAAAATTGATTAAGGACATTTATTATTGTGACCGGGTAGAAGCGATGATGGGCGAGTGTATCGCCGAAGGGGCCGCAGATGAGACAATAGAGGGGATCGTGCCAGGAGAGAAAAAGGCCATTGAAAATTTAACAGATGCCTTGTATAAAAGTGCGGTGGCGATGGCGTGGTATGATTCATCGCCCTGTGGCTCCGGTGCTGAGCACCAGCTGAACCATTTCTGGATTAAATGCCAGGATGAAAAGGGTGTGCCGCAATCAATGCACGGCCAGGAGGTCGGTGTTGGGGCCGTTATCAACACCATGATTTGGGAAGAAATTATGGCGATCGATTTTGAGCGCTTCGATGTTGAAAAGGCTGTGGAAAAAACCTGGGACAGAGGCGAATGGGAAAAGGAAATCCGAGCGGTTTATGGCGAGGGCGCGGAGAGTATTCTGGAATTACAGGCAGAAAACCATTCCTTTGACAAAGCAGTAAGACGAAATGAAATAGAAAAGATTATTGAGCACCGTGAAGCACTGGCCAAACGTTTTGAAGCGATGCCTTCGTCCGGGGCCCTTATTGAAAAACTAAAAAAAGCAGGCGCTCCATGGCACCCAAAACAGCTGCAGATTGATAAGGATGAGCTGGTAAAGAGCCTGTACTTTGCAAAGGAAACGCGCAGCGGCCGTTACAATGCACTTTGGTTGGCTGAAGCCCTTGGTATCATGGAAGATGTTTCGAGTAAAATAATAAAAAAACTGGAGTTCTAA
- a CDS encoding xylulokinase translates to MGKYLVGMDAGTTGCKVCVFDLEGNLIGSDYREYPCYYPNEGWVEQIPEDMTPALFKTCKEAIRKAQVDPKDIMAVGLSSQGSVIGLLDEEGELIRPFVGWQDLRGSEEEIKWITDQIPREEYYQLTGDPLGMCFSIAKLVWLKHHEPENWNKTAMFSTHQDYFLKQLGADGYYTDFSSASREGMMDINNKCWSKRMHDMLGIPLEKRAELVDEPGKVVGHIPKDVAELTGLAEGTPICVGAHDQNCNTFGSGGVDDGTAVVVMGTFGSCFIVSDEPIRDPKGRLVVKGNHGVGNYTIEAFSNTSASSYRWYRDTFCDIEKFSAELVKTDPYELINAQIADVPPGANGITFLPYLQGASGSKINDKARGVFIGMSLGTKKADMARAVMEGISFEVYDIINAELEAGIKINSIRLTGGAAKSPMWCQMLADIFKLPIQLLSAGETGCLGAALYAGIGVGAYENCRDAAEKAVQLTEVFEPNPEKFAAYDKAYQRFINVYNALDNRIF, encoded by the coding sequence ATGGGAAAATATTTAGTTGGTATGGACGCCGGAACGACCGGCTGTAAAGTATGCGTTTTTGACCTTGAAGGAAACCTTATTGGGAGCGATTACCGTGAATACCCATGTTACTACCCGAATGAAGGCTGGGTAGAACAAATTCCGGAGGATATGACCCCGGCATTGTTCAAAACATGTAAGGAAGCCATCCGTAAGGCGCAGGTAGACCCAAAGGATATCATGGCTGTGGGGCTTTCTTCCCAGGGGTCTGTTATCGGTCTTTTAGATGAAGAAGGCGAACTGATCCGCCCGTTTGTAGGCTGGCAGGATCTCCGAGGCAGCGAGGAAGAAATAAAATGGATTACAGATCAGATTCCAAGAGAAGAATATTACCAGCTGACTGGCGATCCGCTGGGAATGTGCTTTAGTATCGCGAAATTAGTGTGGCTTAAACATCATGAGCCGGAAAACTGGAATAAAACAGCCATGTTCTCCACACATCAGGACTATTTTCTCAAGCAGCTTGGCGCAGATGGGTATTATACAGACTTTTCATCTGCAAGCCGCGAGGGTATGATGGATATCAACAATAAATGCTGGTCGAAGCGCATGCATGATATGTTAGGGATTCCGCTGGAAAAAAGAGCTGAGTTGGTAGACGAACCGGGGAAAGTTGTCGGACATATTCCAAAGGATGTCGCAGAATTGACTGGTTTGGCTGAAGGAACACCAATCTGTGTCGGCGCTCACGACCAGAACTGTAATACCTTTGGCTCGGGCGGTGTGGATGATGGAACAGCAGTTGTGGTAATGGGAACCTTCGGCTCATGCTTTATTGTGAGTGATGAACCGATCCGCGATCCAAAGGGAAGACTCGTTGTTAAGGGGAATCATGGCGTTGGTAATTACACCATCGAGGCCTTTTCAAATACATCCGCCTCAAGTTACCGCTGGTACCGCGATACATTCTGTGACATTGAAAAATTTTCGGCTGAGCTGGTCAAAACAGACCCGTATGAGCTCATCAACGCGCAGATTGCAGACGTACCGCCAGGAGCAAATGGTATAACCTTTTTACCATACCTGCAGGGGGCGTCCGGCTCTAAAATCAATGATAAGGCACGCGGTGTTTTTATCGGAATGTCTCTTGGAACAAAAAAAGCTGATATGGCAAGGGCGGTAATGGAAGGCATCAGCTTTGAGGTATATGATATCATTAACGCAGAGCTGGAAGCTGGGATCAAAATCAACTCAATTCGTTTGACAGGCGGCGCCGCGAAATCTCCGATGTGGTGCCAGATGCTGGCCGACATTTTCAAACTGCCTATCCAGCTGCTGAGCGCAGGAGAAACAGGCTGCTTAGGGGCTGCTCTGTACGCTGGCATCGGCGTTGGCGCTTATGAAAACTGCCGGGATGCAGCTGAAAAAGCGGTTCAACTGACAGAAGTTTTCGAACCTAATCCCGAAAAATTCGCAGCTTATGATAAAGCTTATCAGCGTTTTATCAACGTTTATAACGCCTTGGACAACCGTATATTCTAA
- the deoC gene encoding deoxyribose-phosphate aldolase translates to MVDLSKMTKRDMGKLIDFSVLGKDSTEEDIRKGCRTAIEYNCKAFCFSSSYWTPVVAEELKGTDLLVGAGIGFPFGQQSSAVKCFEAEEAVRLGATVLDNCMNVGDLKEGKYDKVLQEFKDYKKAAGPAMTKMIIETCMLTKEEIVTATKLVAEAGIDWVKTSTGQYAGPSVSDVILMVEALEGSDTKVKVAGVKAPRPQNAFAFILAGAELIGTQGGKEILDGVDDLRKIGLIPAYQG, encoded by the coding sequence ATGGTTGATTTATCGAAAATGACAAAACGTGACATGGGAAAGCTGATTGATTTTTCTGTTCTGGGCAAAGACTCAACAGAAGAGGACATCCGTAAAGGGTGCCGGACCGCTATTGAGTACAACTGCAAGGCATTCTGTTTTTCATCCTCTTACTGGACCCCGGTCGTTGCTGAGGAATTAAAAGGAACAGATCTGTTGGTCGGGGCAGGGATCGGTTTTCCTTTTGGACAGCAGAGCAGCGCGGTAAAATGTTTTGAAGCAGAAGAAGCCGTTCGTTTGGGTGCAACAGTCTTGGATAACTGTATGAATGTTGGCGATTTAAAAGAAGGAAAATACGATAAGGTCTTGCAGGAATTCAAGGACTATAAAAAAGCAGCGGGACCGGCAATGACCAAGATGATCATTGAAACCTGTATGTTAACCAAAGAAGAAATTGTAACCGCTACCAAGCTGGTGGCCGAAGCAGGTATCGACTGGGTTAAGACCTCGACAGGACAATATGCAGGACCAAGTGTCTCAGACGTTATCTTAATGGTAGAAGCATTGGAAGGTTCTGACACCAAGGTAAAGGTTGCAGGGGTTAAGGCGCCGCGTCCGCAGAATGCATTTGCCTTTATTTTAGCCGGAGCAGAATTGATCGGAACTCAGGGCGGCAAAGAAATTTTAGACGGCGTTGATGATTTACGGAAAATTGGATTAATTCCCGCATACCAGGGATAA
- the deoC gene encoding deoxyribose-phosphate aldolase, whose product MIDFSKMTKKDVGKCFDYFIGPKDTTEAIIRKECKTAIEYNVKAFCFSSSIWSSVVAEELKGTDILVGAGIGFPFGQQTSAVKCFETEEAVRMGATVLDNVMNVGLMKDKKYDQILQEFKDYKKAAGPAITKMILEVCMLTDEEIRIGCELIAEAGLDWAKSSTGQWEGPTMEQVRIMAKTLEGSDTKVKVSGVKFPRAQNAYCFLMGGAELIGTRQAPQIIDSLDMMREIGVVPKYEG is encoded by the coding sequence ATGATTGATTTTTCAAAAATGACAAAAAAAGACGTTGGCAAATGTTTCGACTATTTCATTGGCCCAAAGGACACGACAGAAGCGATTATACGCAAAGAGTGTAAAACAGCCATTGAATACAATGTAAAGGCTTTTTGCTTCTCTTCTTCAATCTGGTCATCTGTGGTTGCGGAAGAATTAAAGGGGACCGATATTTTAGTTGGCGCAGGGATTGGATTCCCGTTTGGGCAGCAGACCAGCGCAGTTAAATGTTTTGAGACAGAAGAAGCTGTAAGAATGGGAGCGACCGTTTTAGATAATGTCATGAATGTTGGTCTGATGAAAGACAAAAAATACGACCAGATTCTTCAGGAATTTAAAGATTATAAAAAAGCGGCAGGACCGGCAATCACAAAAATGATCCTGGAAGTATGCATGCTGACAGATGAAGAAATTCGTATTGGTTGTGAGCTTATTGCAGAAGCGGGACTTGACTGGGCCAAATCATCAACAGGACAGTGGGAAGGCCCAACGATGGAACAGGTACGCATTATGGCCAAGACCCTGGAAGGAAGCGATACAAAGGTAAAGGTATCCGGCGTTAAATTTCCAAGAGCGCAAAACGCTTATTGCTTCTTAATGGGCGGAGCAGAATTGATCGGTACACGCCAGGCGCCGCAGATCATTGACTCTTTAGATATGATGCGTGAAATTGGCGTTGTTCCAAAATATGAAGGTTAA